A DNA window from Hevea brasiliensis isolate MT/VB/25A 57/8 chromosome 2, ASM3005281v1, whole genome shotgun sequence contains the following coding sequences:
- the LOC131177869 gene encoding CBL-interacting serine/threonine-protein kinase 9-like isoform X1: MSVKVPSTRTSTRVGKYELGRTLGEGTFAKVKFAKNVDTGDCVAIKILDREQVLRLKMVEQLKREISTMKLIKHPNVIKIYEVMASKTKIYIVLEFVDGGELFDKIARYGRLKEDEARRYFHQLINAVDYCHSRGVSHRDLKPENLLLDSLGVLKVSDFGLSAVLSKQIRGDGLLHTACGTPNYVAPEVLKDKGYDGTGSDVWSCGVILYVLMAGYLPFDEPNFMALYSKICSADFTFPSWFSSGARKLIKRILDPNPVTRITISEILEDEWFKKGYKPPQFEQEDDVNLDDVDAAFNDSKEHLVTERKEKPVSMNAFELISKTQGFSLENLFAKQAGLVKRETRFASHSPANEIMCKIEEAAKPLGFNVDKRNYKMKLKGDKNGRKGQLSVATEVFEVAPTLHMVELRKVGGDTLEFHKFYKTFSSGLKDIVWKSEGTIEGLRS; encoded by the exons ATGAGCGTCAAGGTACCTTCAACGCGGACGAGCACGCGCGTAGGGAAGTACGAACTGGGAAGGACCTTAGGTGAGGGCACTTTCGCTAAGGTCAAGTTTGCCAAGAATGTCGACACTGGCGATTGCGTCGCCATTAAAATCCTTGATCGTGAGCAAGTCCTTCGTCTGAAGATGGTCGAACAG TTGAAAAGAGAAATATCAACAATGAAGCTGATCAAACATCCGAATGTCATCAAAATCTATGAG GTTATGGCCAGCAAAACAAAGATTTACATTGTTCTTGAGTTTGTTGATGGAGGGGAGCTTTTTGACAAAATT GCAAGGTACGGGAGACTTAAAGAGGATGAAGCCAGGAGATATTTCCACCAGCTTATCAATGCTGTTGATTACTGTCACAGTAGAGGAGTGTCGCATAGAGATTTGAAG CCTGAGAACCTTCTTCTTGATTCACTTGGCGTTCTTAAAGTTTCAGATTTTGGACTGAGTGCAGTATTGTCGAAGCAAATACGG GGGGATGGACTGCTTCACACTGCCTGCGGAACCCCAAATTATGTTGCCCCTGAG GTTCTCAAAGACAAAGGTTATGATGGTACAGGCTCTGATGTTTGGTCTTGTGGGGTCATTCTGTATGTTCTTATGGCTGGATACTTGCCTTTTGACGAGCCAAACTTTATGGCTTTGTATAGTAAG ATTTGCAGTGCTGACTTCACATTTCCATCGTGGTTCTCTTCTGGTGCAAGGAAACTGATAAAGCGCATTCTTGATCCAAACCCTGTTACA CGGATAACCATTTCTGAAATATTGGAAGATGAATGGTTCAAGAAAGGATACAAGCCCCCGCAGTTTGAGCAGGAAGACGATGTAAATCTTGATGATGTTGATGCTGCTTTTAATGACTCAAAG GAACATCTAGTtacagaaaggaaagagaaacctGTATCAATGAATGCTTTTGAGCTTATTTCTAAAACCCAGGGCTTTAGCCTTGAAAATTTGTTCGCGAAGCAGGCG GGTCTTGTTAAGAGAGAAACTCGTTTTGCTTCCCATAGCCCCGCAAATGAAATTATGTGTAAAATTGAGGAAGCTGCTAAGCCTCTAGGCTTTAATGTTGACAAGCGAAACTACAAG ATGAAGTTGAAAGGTGATAAAAATGGGAGGAAGGGTCAGCTCTCTGTTGCCACTGAG GTGTTCGAGGTGGCACCAACATTGCACATGGTGGAGCTCCGGAAAGTTGGCGGTGATACACTGGAGTTTCACAAG TTTTATAAAACTTTCTCGTCAGGGTTAAAAGATATTGTCTGGAAATCTGAAGGAACCATTGAAGGATTGAG ATCATAA
- the LOC131177869 gene encoding CBL-interacting serine/threonine-protein kinase 9-like isoform X2, which produces MKLIKHPNVIKIYEVMASKTKIYIVLEFVDGGELFDKIARYGRLKEDEARRYFHQLINAVDYCHSRGVSHRDLKPENLLLDSLGVLKVSDFGLSAVLSKQIRGDGLLHTACGTPNYVAPEVLKDKGYDGTGSDVWSCGVILYVLMAGYLPFDEPNFMALYSKICSADFTFPSWFSSGARKLIKRILDPNPVTRITISEILEDEWFKKGYKPPQFEQEDDVNLDDVDAAFNDSKEHLVTERKEKPVSMNAFELISKTQGFSLENLFAKQAGLVKRETRFASHSPANEIMCKIEEAAKPLGFNVDKRNYKMKLKGDKNGRKGQLSVATEVFEVAPTLHMVELRKVGGDTLEFHKFYKTFSSGLKDIVWKSEGTIEGLRS; this is translated from the exons ATGAAGCTGATCAAACATCCGAATGTCATCAAAATCTATGAG GTTATGGCCAGCAAAACAAAGATTTACATTGTTCTTGAGTTTGTTGATGGAGGGGAGCTTTTTGACAAAATT GCAAGGTACGGGAGACTTAAAGAGGATGAAGCCAGGAGATATTTCCACCAGCTTATCAATGCTGTTGATTACTGTCACAGTAGAGGAGTGTCGCATAGAGATTTGAAG CCTGAGAACCTTCTTCTTGATTCACTTGGCGTTCTTAAAGTTTCAGATTTTGGACTGAGTGCAGTATTGTCGAAGCAAATACGG GGGGATGGACTGCTTCACACTGCCTGCGGAACCCCAAATTATGTTGCCCCTGAG GTTCTCAAAGACAAAGGTTATGATGGTACAGGCTCTGATGTTTGGTCTTGTGGGGTCATTCTGTATGTTCTTATGGCTGGATACTTGCCTTTTGACGAGCCAAACTTTATGGCTTTGTATAGTAAG ATTTGCAGTGCTGACTTCACATTTCCATCGTGGTTCTCTTCTGGTGCAAGGAAACTGATAAAGCGCATTCTTGATCCAAACCCTGTTACA CGGATAACCATTTCTGAAATATTGGAAGATGAATGGTTCAAGAAAGGATACAAGCCCCCGCAGTTTGAGCAGGAAGACGATGTAAATCTTGATGATGTTGATGCTGCTTTTAATGACTCAAAG GAACATCTAGTtacagaaaggaaagagaaacctGTATCAATGAATGCTTTTGAGCTTATTTCTAAAACCCAGGGCTTTAGCCTTGAAAATTTGTTCGCGAAGCAGGCG GGTCTTGTTAAGAGAGAAACTCGTTTTGCTTCCCATAGCCCCGCAAATGAAATTATGTGTAAAATTGAGGAAGCTGCTAAGCCTCTAGGCTTTAATGTTGACAAGCGAAACTACAAG ATGAAGTTGAAAGGTGATAAAAATGGGAGGAAGGGTCAGCTCTCTGTTGCCACTGAG GTGTTCGAGGTGGCACCAACATTGCACATGGTGGAGCTCCGGAAAGTTGGCGGTGATACACTGGAGTTTCACAAG TTTTATAAAACTTTCTCGTCAGGGTTAAAAGATATTGTCTGGAAATCTGAAGGAACCATTGAAGGATTGAG ATCATAA